The Juglans regia cultivar Chandler chromosome 10, Walnut 2.0, whole genome shotgun sequence genome includes the window AATCAAATCCCTCAAAACAGATTATGTGGCCCATGATAACTTACAACAATCCATCCTAACCAAATTCTTTAGCATGAATCAAACTGAAAAGGAAGTCAGGAATTCCTAGTTTGGAATGATATATCCATTGAGTGCAAAATGTACAGCATTATTTAAGAACAATCTTTCATAAAGACTTGTAACTATGCCAATTGAAGAAAGTTGCTAAATTTAAGAACCTGTTTCTTTGTTCGATGAACTAATGACTCCTTGTTTCTCAATCCTCTTCTTTCGGTCCTTCTTGACCTTTTCCAAGAGCTCCACATCGTCGTCAGCCTCCAGAATCGCTGCATTAGCAGCAGACCAATCTTTAGCAGAAAATAAGAAGCCAAAGCTGGTGATGAAGCTGATGGAAAGGCTTCTTTTGGTAAGATTTGTGGAGGACTCAGCGAATGCCTTGCATATAGCTAATTGTCTCTTTGCATTGAGTTTGTGAGGGAAGAGTAATGATGGTGATGTTAAcaaagaagaggaaggagatgCTGAAGAGGATagagaagaataaatgaaggTATTTGCAGTGGAGAGAAAGGCTGTTGCCATTTCTTGCTTTTCTTTCACCTTATTTTCTGGtatttttggaaggaaaaaaacaatCAGAGGTATTTGCAGTTCGGAAGTTTTGAGGATAAGGTTGCTGGATTCTGTCATCTGATCCAGTCATTTTTTTATTGCATGAGGGCATAATagtcattataatatatattaacagtATCTcactaagaaaaagaaaaattatttacatcagtATGTAGCCGCAGTACACTCAATatactaagtttaaaaaaaaaaaatatcatgtgaGGTGTGTTGCGGCTACCGGCTGATGTATAGCCATTCTCTAAGAAAAAAGTGGCACCACTTTAAAAGTACGTGCTTTTCGTGTACACAagacatatatatctatatgtataacgtgaacaataataaacaatgattattttttatgttaaagtGTATTGAACAGTAATTACTGTTCACAAATCACTGTTCGCATTAAAagtcaacaataataaacagtgattagaaaaattaagatttgagattttaaatctcaaccctttattttgaatttccaGAATTGATCCAACAGTAgaggttaaaatattaaaaataaacaaacttaaaatagataattaaaatataaattcaactttaatttataaaatactaatattttatcattaaataaaaaatagaattttgttaaatatttttaagagaataaaatcatataaatacttagagtttttaatataatttaaatttcataatattcttaattaactaaaatcatttaaataaaatgattttttagtgCTCCCTGAGTCATTGAGTAGTATGGttaaattttacaattcatatattttgttaagaaaactattgctagaatattcaaaatcttttaatttttatattactcatattactgtaacattttgttattattatgatgtttgttaaaatttatttttctactactgtacattaaattattgactaattaattttatttaaaaaaatatattatttttacattttgtggATATTATTCACTAGtaaaacgtgcattgcacgtcactcactactaatatatatatatatatgtagattaaTAAGTTAATCCTACTAAAAAATCGAATCTCAAATTGAACAAATGGATTTGttagttggaatttgaaaacattagtggttatgatatgatttctaCAAGTCTAATAACCCATTTGTTTTGAGTtgtcatttgtttttgtttttgttttttgcgcAATCTAATTTCTTTAAGGCCTGATATATTTAGTTTTAGTCTTAACCCAATACCAATACTATATATCGATACTATATGAGAgtggaaaatagaaaaaactcaATGCATTTGATTCGAGCATTCTTAGGCCCATTTGGACTCAGAAGgaatatcaattcatctcatcttatcttatcattataattttattaaatttttacataaaacataataaacaattcaactttttcaaatttcaaaataataataatattaaaaaataatattcttataatattttattcaactcatctcatctcatctctcaatccaaacgaggCTTATGTTTGGTTATTGAATCAAATACaactaatctcaacttatctcaaactaatcattaatatgattcactattttttcaattttttatgaaagaaaactaaattcatctcaacttatttcattcattttaacttaaaaagtaaaactcatctcaatgaaagctataaaatattactatatacaattcaatttaactcatATCAACTTCCAAACGCAGCCGTGTCTGCTTATAGTGGTGTTTGATCCGATAAGCGCATGGACCCTGTGTGCTGCTTGTCGGCGAAACTTTTACCATAATATGTGCCAACCTACAGATATTCCGGCCTTAAATCTTTAGGATTTGCCATCCTTTATCCTTCCACGCGTGGGTGTAGATTTTTGAACCCTTTCGGATGATCTAATctttaataatttctcttcttGTTTTATCTTAAAATCAGGAGTTGTCACACCCTTGTACATATTTGCAAAGAAAGGGCGGTGAAAGTGAAACATGATCTGATCCATTGCGGCCCACGTACAAATCATTATCATCCTCAAAACTACATAGCTGGCAAATTTCTTTCCGCCATAACCTAAACTGCAAACATCTTAGACGAGTGTGGAAGTTTCGCAATGGCATGACTAATGATCATCTCGACAACGATTTATTTTAGACTCTCAATTGGTTCTGATCCCCATATAAGAGTCATCCATCCTCCTTTAATAACCAAGAATCGAAGTTGGTGATCTCTCCATTAGCCTATCCATAATAGCAAAAGATCTCCCCCACCTTCTACCCACGtatctcatttatatattaatatagataTGCTTTCTAAGAAAAAAGTGCGTACGTTGCTTATAGATCACAACTAATTCActctcattttcttaaaaaaattctgTACTATTTATATCCTACTAAATAAGATAttgcacatttatcaccattaaataatcatttattacatACTTCTCTATCATTTAATggtaataaatatgtcacatattacttaatatgatcaaaataagatgagagtgtTGTGTATAGTATTACTtctgttataatataattttttaatataattttttttttgaaatttgaaatatttaaattgtttattatattttacgtgagagtttgaaaaaattgttatgattatataaaatgagataagataatttaattttgtacaACCCAATCAATCCTTTCAGTTTGAACCAAAGGAAAATgaatctcttttatttcttctttcttacaATAGGCTGGTCTTTTCCATTCCCTCCCAGCATCCTATCCAACCATTCTATTTTGGTGCATAGTAGCCTAATCCTCCAATTTTCTCCCGTTTTTATTGGAAATAAAATGCTAGATCTAGCGTCAACTGCTAGACATGAAGCAATAGACACCACTCTGTTGTCTCCTCACATTTACACTGATCTACCACCACATCAAAAAGATGTTGGAAAAATTAATCGAAACGAAGCTGGACTTTTGCTTCAAAAGTTCgtaataatataacttttgttAAGATAATTTTTGCCCTCACCAATTTGGATTAATTGGTCTGCACTAGGTTAAGGCAAAAGAGTCTCTAAGATACAATAAGCCAGAAAATTTCTTTGTTTGATTGTGTTATGCACTTAACAAAATCAAATTGGCACTCTAGTTCAGGTTCTGTCTAGGAGCTTGGCCATGAGTTTCTTGAggcattctttttcttctcatgCTTCACTTTGTTGGCGCCTACATTCCTGATCTTTCCTTGTTTTTGCTAGTCGCCTTGGCGGCATGGTGGTTTGGGCAACCAATCATCAAGCTCGCCACTGTCTCGCATCTCCTCTTGATCCTTTGCTTTAGGGTATGACAATCTTCTAATCGGTACCCACTTGTGTTGTGGTAAGTGAAGAATTTCTAGGATTGGCATCCTCGATCATTGTTCGGGCGTGGCTCCCTGGCTTTCTCTTGAACGTTTATGATGGAGTATTGGACTCGAGAGCTAGCTACTCGCCTTAATGTTTCACATCTTTCCTTATGCTGGCCTTCTTCACCTTCGAGTCCTTTCATAATCTCTCTAATGCTCCCTTCATCGATTGTTCTTCTAGTTGCTCTATCTCTAATCTCCTGGGCACTGTCAAAGCCCGTAATGTGTCTTCTACGTTGGCAAAATCGTCAACCCTATCCATGAACTTGCATAAGGTGGCCGGAGTCTTCCTCGCCAACTCGGTCTGAAGGGACTTCTTGGCCATATTCCTTTTAGCAAAGCCGCCAACATGATCTTCTCATCTTGATCATCAATTGTCATTCGTTCTCTATTAAATCGGGTCAGATATACCTTCAGGCTTTCATCTTCCCTTTGTTTCAAAATGAGTAGATATGCGGCTGACCTTCTCCTCCTCCAACTCGCCATAAATTGGGTTAAGAGCTGTCATCCCAATTCTTCAAAATTGTCGGTGGATCTTGGCTGTAAGGCTCCAAACCATCCTCGGGCAGCTCCTTTCAGGATTAACAAGAAGGCTCAACACGCAATCTCAATGAGGAATCCGTGGAGCTTCATGTGGGCTTTAAATGTCTCCAGGTGCTCGATGGGGTCTTTGGACCCATCATACATCTCTATTAATGGGACCTTGAATTTTGGCAGGAAAGGGACCGCCATGATTTCCACGTTGTACAGCATATTTGTGCTAGTGAGCAGTTAATCCACCGAGGAAGATGCTCCTATTTTTTGCATCATTACTTCGTATTTGTCCACGAGGCTTCGCAAGTCATGGTGCCTTTTCTTCGCTTCTTTGTCACTATAGGGAGGCCTACCTGTGCTTTGTGACTCCGcctctgccctatcaacttggCTTGGCACCTTTGCTCGACACTCCATTTTTCTGCTTGAGAGCTTCATTTTCATGTTGTAGGGCTTCTAGTTCCATTGTTACTTTTTTCAATCAGTCCTCTAACTTTGCTATACTATTCTCCATATTTGTAAATGATGCTTCCTAATCCCTAGTTACCTGTGGTCGCGTAGTGGTAGACATGCGAAAGGCACATTGTTTTGCAGGAAAAATATCTCATAGACGATGTCAACTGTTCTGGACATGTTTCGCACCCTCCACTTTCTACCAGACCCGCGACCATAAAAGTGGAAAGGCCTAAAGGATATAGAAACGCCTCTGATGCTTATGTCATATGAATTGCTTAATCGTTCTTATAGAACCAATGAGTAATTTGTTCGTACCTGATGAAGGATCATTGATGGATATATAGAGAGTGATGAGGGAACCCTCTTGAGCCTTGTAACAAcctaatttcttatttaaaatcaagtccggattttattatttgaattttcttcGCTATCTCGACCTTATCTGACCTTAAGAGTTTGTTGGATTGTCTTAGCCGGTATGAATTTGATAAGCCCTTATCCAAAGGGCTTATCACAGACCGACAGGCCATAACCTACACGAGATGTTCACTCAGAACCCATCTACTCGGGCCAGGCACTTGGGGATACGCAATGGGCCCATCAAGTCAAGAAGGGGATTTAGGCCCTTCCACATCCCAACCGGTTGTAACTTCCAACTGTTTTATTCTATCCTTCTAATGAACTATATCGAAACAGCCACTCAACACGTTTCCTCTCTTACTTTAATCAAAGAAGCTGGTTGGGATAGATCGGGACCAATTTAATTTGTCCATATCCCTTTtgtttgttattatttcttttaaatatgcTTATATAATGCGAATCTTAaccctttttatatttattttttattaatgaaatgatttattaggaaaaaaaaaaacttgttggTTATTGGGTGTAGGCTCCCGAATCCATTGATGAAAAGTAGATCCCCTCCTTAGGGATAGGAAGAAGCCACGTTAATCCAAAAAGATGAGAGCCTTGCTGTGACTCATCACGTGGTGGCCGGCCGGATTCAGCGAGCAAGAGATCATGAAAAAAGTAGATTCCCCTACGTATGTACGTACGTGGATCATCGCAGTTGGTATGGCAAAAGCTAccaattttttatgataattagCAAACTCCAATCGCCTGAAGCCAGCTCTAAAGAGCCTCCTTTCTGGTCAGATAATGCACCAGAAATGGTTGGAAATCCTTCTAACgcataagaattattaaaaatgtcAAAACCTCCCTTCAGATAACTCATCTTTTGGCTTTtgccatcatatatatatggctttCAGCAACGTCCATGGAATTAATAAGAACTCCACTTCTTTGCATTCCCCTTTTACTTCTCTTTTCCTGATCCTCCTAAAATATTAGTAAACTTTCTTTGAGTTTTATGATCCCTAATACTTTTGATCTGTTTCAGTAATTTGTTAGGGACTAAATTGAATGGGTCCAACCCTTTGAAAACCTATTACTAATAATAAGGAAAGAGATCAAACCAAGAGATAAAATAAGGAAGAGATAAGGCAAGGAAGTTGGTATTCACAAGGCAAGTTGAATTATATCActctaaagaagaaaatagatttgtataaaattagTAGATCTCTACAAATGAAGGAAGAACTCCCCATAGGCTCGTGATGGCTTCTCTATGCCTAGAGTAAATTCATTCATTGTACTGAGTGATATGTGAGACcataagagattgtaaaatcattaATCATAGTGAATTTTATCCCCAAACAACCCGTGGGCATACCCTTTTATGCTAGCCACGTAAATATATGTGTAtgatctctttatttatttatatttgcttatttgatatttatttcatggatgaacGCGAAGAACACCATATTGAAGCCCAAATCACCATCGTGGGCCAGGGATAATTTTTCCCCCCGTTCAGATCTATCATGCAAATTTAGTCATTAACAGtcttgtataattatttttttccatagaCAATTTGATttatggaattatttttttgctgGTAAACAACATGATTATAGATTGATATAAAAGGACAATGGTTTGTTTCTGAAAAGAGGGCAAAACAGCTATGAAACACTACTTAAATGATGAAGTTGGTTGAGGCTAAGAAGAGACCAATCTTCCATCCTAAGTTTTCTTCATTGATTCCtagcttctttttttccccaaatCATTATCCTAAGAGGGAGGAAAACACTATAGTTTCTCCTACCATTAATGGATCAAAATAATTAACAGTTCTAATCAGCAAACTTACTAGCTGAAGGAATCATAAGGAGGAACATGCATTCCATTGTTTTCTTCCTACCATTTTTCTGTTTCGTCTGTATTTCTAATTCATCATCGGTTTGAAATCAATAGCAGAATAATTGCGGTAGTTCTTGTAACTAATTACAGAACAAAACTATATGAAATTGGTTCTCAGATCACTAacttaaagaaaaaggaattaaGTTCTTGAATTCCAGCAGTGCATGAGAAGTCTTGCATTTAATAATTGGCATTCTAAAGTGGTTTGTGAGAAGGTTTGATGAAACAACCACACTTTGAAGCGGTGAGTAGTTTTCCGCTTATGGCAATTTACATATCGTATGAAATAATTAGATATCAATTACAATTAATATGGAatgtaaataaatgaaaagtataTACAAAGCAATCTCTTAGAATTAGGGTCTTAGTTAAGTCATATATGTCAAGCCTTAGATTAAGTCAAAGTATCTTCAACAGTTTGTGCAAGCATCATTTTTTTTGGACATGGGATCGAGAAAGTTGCCCCGGCATTGTATCGATAATTAGTGCaaatgcttttctttctttcttttctcttttttttttttttcctttttttcaatAATCTTTTAAACacctttaaacatttaaaaaatcacaaactcactaaaaatcactttattaaccattaagtaaaaataataatagaaattctatttacaatctcTAAATGGAGACTGCATGTGCAAGcccttcattaaatgaaaaaaatataattttgataatgatattattgtaattttgaaaaaatttaaagacaaaaaattaacTAGGCTTGTAATATAGTCTTTATTTAAGGattgtacgtagcattactcttattaatAGTATTGGTCACTTTGGAGGCACTATTCTTGGCCCTcaagcattttccttaaaatttatatttaaaatatctaattgtATGTTTGGACATTTGAAGGATttcagaattttgtgaatagtaataaaattatttgagtgaAGATGCTTCATTGGGTCTTGTGAAATGCtagaaaaagtttaataaagatattataaagttaaaaaattatttaaatataattttttaatataattttttttttaatttgtaaaagttatattgattttgagtaatgttatatacagtcgtagagtgcgcaagtactatgcaatcgctttgaaaaagagtagaatttattattaaaaaattaattttcttttcatgtaggtcccgtatttatttattttttcaaagtgattgcgcgacgcttgcacactcacgactgcaactatcatttttcaatgagatttttgtattttgttttgaaatttgtaatacTAAAActtatattagtttttttgttttgataatgattaggtaataatcaaatgaaaatgttaaaaatttaaatgaaaatgaaaataatcagatattttgataattttatatcttatctCTGTTTCTAAACGTCCTCTAATTTTTATGGAATATTTCAGGTTCGTCCCCcaaaaaggtttttttataattaagagGGAGGAGCAGtatccaataaaaaatgaaaaaaagaaagaaagaaaagaaatttgaaattatgagaaatataATCAAAGACATcctagagaaatgttttaggtataaagagattctataaaattatatttataaattgacgtggtttgatatgatatgttaaattgtaaatCTACGTTTATACTAAAGTAgatattctaatattttatataaagttatattaatttataagtttatttttatgaaaatttttcgTGACCGTAACATTTCTCTTCTAATTAATGGTGTCTAAATTTGGCGTTTTTGTTTGCTTCATAGTTCCGATTTCAGTTTGCCTTATTCGCTGATCTTTTGCCTCTGACTTAATTTGTTTAAACACTAAATTGAAATAATTGACTACTTTGGAATATAATTGAGACATCTGGATTGGTTAGAAACGACAATGAACTATCACATTATGTGCGAGAATCTTACAAAAGTGTATAGAGTTTAAGTTCTTCATATATTCTGTAAATGATTTTGACATGATCTTGACTATGGGCttgcttaatttatttattattagttaattaagGTGATTTTTGaattggattattttaatttgtaaccACCGTCTTTTTAATAactttaaatatattgtaactATTTATGGTTTTGGATATATATTATGAACATAACCGTGTATAACGTAACACTGCATGATGTATTTGCCTTCGAATTATTTTAGGAGCCTAGGGCTTCCGAAGGGTCCAACCTAGTTCAATTAAGGGCTCATTTGAaggtgcgtttggatgttgaacttgGTTGAgctgagatgataaaatattattaaaatattattgtttattattattattattattttagaatttgaaaaagttgaattgtttattatattttgtgttgggatttaaaaaagttgtaatgatgagttgagatgagtttagcttCCAAACGAAgctgaataatagtgaaataatttatgtataataaataaattatttgaattaagatattttatttagttttgaaaaataagaaggaaaaaaattaaataaaaatgttataaaattaaaaaatcattcaaatataagtttttaatattattcttgtttttaaatttaaaaaaattgtatttttttttatatattttatttagaagtttagaaaagttgtaatgatttggtgattagatgaaaaagttaaaaatttgaaatgaaaaaatattttgtgtttgagtgggttgtgtttggatgaTAAAATGAACTcagatgatttgagttgatttgtgaataatagtgttTTGTAAATCtaattgagatgtgtttgaatgtaaaaatattgagatttgtgttttttgaatgtatgaattgaagtaagttgaaatgaatttaacttttttatgagaagttaaaaaagtagtagATTGCATCAATGGTGTCTAAAATAGTATCTAAAAATTATCTAAAGTAGTGGATCCAACCAAACAcagtcctaaaaaataatgagtaatgatacaaacacaacacattatataatatattacacaataatattataaaatgatgatatttttgtaaaatgatgttatttttataagatattttataaaaaaatctttcatttaaaatataattgtgtaaaatattgtaaaaaatgttatgtgtaaattattttctaaaaataatatctacaaAATGCTTCGAAGCCAACTATTCGTAGGATAACATCTCCAAAAAGCCCGAAGATGCGAGTGATGTCCATGTTGTggtatttgtttgttttctaattatttgttgagtaatgctacatgtaatcgtaaaatgtgtaaatattatatagtcattttaaaaaaagatatgatctattattaaaaatttaattttttttaaataaattttatatttatttattttttttaaataactgtataatatttatacactcacacgattataaatatcaaattttttttatttgtttgtgttcGGAACGGAAGGATTTATATCATTGTCACGGCTACGTCATAGTTGAAGAGCCGAGAGCGTTGGAAACGGTAGGAAAAAGAAAACGCGTGGAGGGCGTCCCCCAGTTGGAAGTGACACTCGCACTGGCGCAAGACTTTCCAAGGTTTATTCAAGGCTTCTAATTGGATATTTTCGGACATATCCATCATCGTgtacatagatttttttttttttttttggttttttacaGAAAAGCAGTTAGTAGAGGGCATATTGTTAACAAAGGCGGTTTCCGAACCAATAATTGTATGCAAACAGTACATGAACCAATAAAATGTACTCCTTTTTCCTTGGTACTTGATATAGGAAAAACATCCTCCGATCCCACCCACCTACTCTCTCAATTCTAATAATGTATTTGACtaagaaaatataattcaaaataaagtaaattaaaacctaaatcattaattttcacCTGCATGCATTATTCCTTGAACAATCATTTTTGAACAAGAACATTTATATATTCAACTTATTATAGAGGGATGGAAACAACtctttcatattaattaataacttattataaagttatttttattataaaatagatctaacgtatcatatgattAGAGGAGATAAAATATTCCagactcatataaaaagctCAACCTATCAAAAGGTCTCACtagaaaacaacaaaatgagagaaaaataagagaaatatagGACAAAGGCAGATGAAGAAAAGAATGtcataaagaaaaatggagatgtGACGTAAATGAGAAAAGATGTAAtgtaaataagagaaaatgtaacaTAAAGCAAGGGAGGAACAAATGATAAATGGGCTTCTTCCAGATGATTTTAATGGGGGATGAACTTTGACTATTAAGAGAGCTTCTTCAGGCTCACGACAAGGACTCCAACGACGAGATCTCCACTAGAAGATAGTGCTCTGATCTCCATTGTACTATAAAGATGAGAGATCATAAgagattataaataatcatattatagtgaattCTTCCCTCACCAAACTCTCGTGGACATAGGATGTATGTACGTCTCTTTACTTTCTCTGTATTTATTTACTGCTCACTACTATGGATGTATGCACAGACAATGATGCAGCCACACTAGACCACCACTGAGAGCTCCACACTGCATCGATCAAGGTTCGAATAGTCTCAGTGGACTGAGAATGACTCTTTCActcattctaaaaaattatagtagctataaaattaataatgtgcctcatttataaaatttgaccATTAAAATGAACAGTATATAGTTCACATCGTACAatctaaataaaactttaatCTCTTTGTAAGACTATTTTTCATTGCCCATTTCATcgttactatttggaaaatttgCACTTTATATCTTAAACTTCTCTACTCgatgtttaatttttatcaaactATAATAACTCATATCTAAAACTACATAAAAAAGTTCTAATGTACACCAtttgttaaattatattattaaacaatttaaaatatgactCACCAACAAGTATAATTAAGATAAcaagtttttacatttttataattcttaaatagGTTAAAATGCAGGTAACTTTGTAGTACGAGTTCATGTTATTAATGTGATTAGAATTTGATTGAAAAGTGTATTCACTAAATTCTCGAATGTgtttggttaaaaaataatttatttacaagtttatttatctataaattaaatattgtaaaatattattaacgtATGCATCATCAGCTAGCATAACATTTAGTTATTTATGCATTCATTCATAGGCCAGATCGACTTATAAATATCAACTCTCAGATAAAACCGTGTGAGTCAAGGATCCTAAAGCAGTGCGCGTGAGACTGTACGTAGTGGGCATCCTCAGTGAGTCAGTAGTACCAAAGGTCTTACTTTCAAAGTTACACGCTGACCAATGAGACGAACCATTCCGCTAATGATATACAGtactaactctctctctctttctttcagtCCCACAGAAGAAAAACGGCCGCCCAAAGCCCTGTactttctcaatttcttgcTCTTCCGCTTCTTCAATCACTTGaagacaaaaggaaaaagagagagataagacGGAGTTTAATTTTTTGCAGGGAGAATTAGAGTAGATGGCAGAGGAAAGGGTATAATTTATTTAGAGAAAGAGGGAATCTTTGTCTTATGGCATGCCTGAGGAAGAAGCAGCACTCCATTGAAGGCCTCCCAATATCCgattcttctcttttcttggCCCACCCCACCAACCCACTTGAagacttttataaaaaactgaatCTCTTGCTGCTGATTTTCTCTCCCCGGAAATGAAAAGCTCGTGGGTCTTTGTGCGGTTTCTTGCCGTGTTCTTGgtcttcttttctct containing:
- the LOC108986211 gene encoding thylakoid lumenal 16.5 kDa protein, chloroplastic, which produces MATAFLSTANTFIYSSLSSSASPSSSLLTSPSLLFPHKLNAKRQLAICKAFAESSTNLTKRSLSISFITSFGFLFSAKDWSAANAAILEADDDVELLEKVKKDRKKRIEKQGVISSSNKETGYLQDLVYKLSKVAQAIDNNDLSTASSVLGGSSNTEWVKNANIAFTKLSSSPEEKTQVDTFNSSLVSLISSVTRNDVESSKLAFVASANAFQKWSALTGLVGQLKGL